Genomic segment of Paenalkalicoccus suaedae:
ATGGACCGCTTTGGCTCTGATAAGCCGGACACTCGCTTTGGAATGGAGCTTGTCGACATTTCTGAACAAGTCAAAGATAGCGCCTTTAAGGTTTTTGCCTCAACGGTCGAAAATGGAGGTCATGTGAAAGGGATTTGTGTTAAAGGCGAAGCTGACAATTTCTCTCGTAAAGATCTCGATGGCTTAAGTGACTTTGCTAAAATTTACGGAGCAAAGGGGCTTGCTTGGCTCAAGGTAGAAAATGGTGAGGTAAAAGGGCCGGTTGCTAAATTCTTCGACGAAGCGCAGCAGGCAACGCTTATCGAGTCATTTAAGGCCGAGGCAGGCGACATCCTATTATTTGTTGCAGATAAAAAGCGAGTAGCGTGGGACACACTTGGCGCGCTTCGCTCGAAGTTTGCAAAAGACTTAGGATTAATTGAAGAAGGAACATACGACTTCCTATGGGTAACGGAATTCCCACTTCTATCCTATGACGAAGAAGAAGGACGTTATGTGGCAGAGCACCATCCATTCACACGTCCCGTTAAAGAGGACGAGGAGCTCTTGCACACAAATCCTGAAAAAGTTCGTGCTGAAGCCTATGACCTTGTGTTAAATGGGTACGAATTAGGTGGCGGTTCACAACGTATATTTGAGAGACCACTTCAGGAAACAATGTTTAAAGCACTTGGATTCACAGAAGAGGAATCTGTTGAGCAATTTGGATTCCTACTGGATGCATTTGAATATGGGACACCTCCTCACGGAGGAATTGCACTAGGTTTAGACCGATTAGTCATGCTATTAGCTGGTCGTAACAACCTACGTGATACAATTGCCTTCCCTAAAACGGCAAGCGCAAGCTGTCAGTTAACGAATGCGCCAAGCCCTGTAGAGCAGTCAAAATTAGATGAACTACATTTAAACATCCAAGAAAAGCCAAAAAAAGAAGTAGAGCAACTGTAAGCTTTACTATGTAATAATATGGAGCACGTTTCACTATTCTTGTAGCAGTCGCAATAGCGGCTGAATAAGAGGTGAAAGGTGCTCTTATTTTGATTCAAACATTTACGTGGATACAAACATGGGATAATATGTATTAACGCATAAAAATAAGTATTCAGAAAATTAAATTTTTAATAAAAACCTGTTGATTTTTCAAGAGAAGTTATGTAAGATAAGAAATGTAAACAGCTATCATTTATAAGAGTCCTATGATGTTCGTCATCACTTCATGTTTTGAGCCAACACTTTTACTTAGGGAGATCTTAGTTCTTTGGTAATTGCTATGCCCTTTCACTAGGGAAAGCAGGATCCTTAGGCAGGTCACCCACCTGCAATGGCAGGTTCAAAGCGAAAAGTACGAAACGGCATTCGCGGGACTCTTATCTTTATCCTTTAATGAATATATATTAGTTTATATAAATTTATATTCATTTTTGTTGGCGCATTTTGTCGAACAATGTCAAAACATGATTCTTTTATACATAACAAAGAGCACCCAGATATGTATGGTGCTCTTTTTCCATGTAAACTGCTTTTTTGATTCTGCAATCAGTTTTTAAATCAAGTGGAGAGCTGCACAAAACTAGTTAAAACTTAGGCAATTCAGCTCTAATAACTACCTTGCAACCTTCTCTAAGTTCCCATTCTTATCCATGCGGAATGCAGTCGCATCTCGATCCTCATCTAACAATGCCATCCGACGAGCACGATCCATGATATGAATAATGGACTGGTAGTCTTCCTGTATAGATTGATATTTTTGTTGTAAGAGCTGATGCGCTTTTTTCAAATCCTCTAACTCTTGCGTAACTGCTGATACATGTCGCTCATTTTTCCCTTCGTAATAGCGAGAGAGCTCATGCAAATAATTTATAACTGTTACAAAGCTTGGAGCTTTAGACTGCTCTTCTTGAACGAATTGCTGAGAGCTCTCTACCTCTATTTTAGGCGGAAGGTAAGAGGGTTCTACAGCTAACTCTTCTGTAAATTCCATAATCTCCTGTGTATTAAATACTTGTGGAGACTCTTGCTTTGCTACTTGACGTTTCACTTGCTTTCTATGTCTTTTTGCTAGCTTTACTGCATCCTCGTATTTATCTCTCACTACTGCATTCCATCTAAACCCGCAGGCAGCTGATGTTCGGTGAAGTGCATCACCTACTTCATCAAAGGCTCGTAGCTGGGTGCTTCCTTCTCGTATATGTCGTAACACAGTTTCAGCTAATAATAGATCATCCTCATGGGACCAAGCATCTTGGCGTACTTTCATCATCTTCATCCTTTCTTATTCTCTTTTCTATTAATATAGACATCGAGAATCGAAAGTATGCGCATGTATGACTATTTTCCTTTCTTTTTTCGTTCGTCAAAATAGTCTAGTCGTTTTTGAACGGTTTTTTCATAGCCATTGCTAGATGGTTGATAAAAAGATTTTTTTAATAAATGGTCTGGCATATATTGCTGAACGACATAGTGATTTTCATAACTATGCGGGTACAAATAGTCAACGCCGTGGCCAAGTTTAGAGGCCCCTTTATAATGAGAGTCTCTTAAATGAACAGGCACATCTCCCGTTTTTTCCTTTTCTACTGTACGAAGCGCACTATCGATTCCAGAGATCACGGCATTGCTTTTAGGAGCTGTAGCTAAATACAGCGCTGCCTCAGCAAGTGGGATTCTAGCCTCTGGCATCCCGATAAATTCAACAGCCTGAAAGGCA
This window contains:
- the aspS gene encoding aspartate--tRNA ligase; amino-acid sequence: MQQRTHACVEVSEEQIGQTVTLQGWVKKRRDLGELIFIDLRDRSGQVQLVFNGEEQPEALQTAEKIRNEFVIEIEGHVVKRDEANINDKLSNGMIEVMVQTVTILNAAKNLPFMIEDNATITDDVRLKYRYLDLRRPKMQETMYLRHRTTKMIRDFLDTQQFMEIETPLLTKSTPEGARDYLVPSRVHDGEFYALPQSPQLFKQLLMVSGFERYYQIARCFRDEDLRADRQPEFTQVDIEASFMGKENLLAMMERLMKQLVKELKGVDVQTPFPRLTYQEAMDRFGSDKPDTRFGMELVDISEQVKDSAFKVFASTVENGGHVKGICVKGEADNFSRKDLDGLSDFAKIYGAKGLAWLKVENGEVKGPVAKFFDEAQQATLIESFKAEAGDILLFVADKKRVAWDTLGALRSKFAKDLGLIEEGTYDFLWVTEFPLLSYDEEEGRYVAEHHPFTRPVKEDEELLHTNPEKVRAEAYDLVLNGYELGGGSQRIFERPLQETMFKALGFTEEESVEQFGFLLDAFEYGTPPHGGIALGLDRLVMLLAGRNNLRDTIAFPKTASASCQLTNAPSPVEQSKLDELHLNIQEKPKKEVEQL
- a CDS encoding RsfA family transcriptional regulator, translated to MMKVRQDAWSHEDDLLLAETVLRHIREGSTQLRAFDEVGDALHRTSAACGFRWNAVVRDKYEDAVKLAKRHRKQVKRQVAKQESPQVFNTQEIMEFTEELAVEPSYLPPKIEVESSQQFVQEEQSKAPSFVTVINYLHELSRYYEGKNERHVSAVTQELEDLKKAHQLLQQKYQSIQEDYQSIIHIMDRARRMALLDEDRDATAFRMDKNGNLEKVAR